Proteins co-encoded in one Vampirovibrio chlorellavorus genomic window:
- the rplT gene encoding 50S ribosomal protein L20 — protein sequence MMRVKRGFVSRQRHKKILKLAKGFRGTRSKLFKVANQAVMKSLKYAYRDRRNKKRDLRRLWIARINAAARQHGMSYSKFINGVQKAGINLNRKLLADLAARDAQAFAQLAAQVKAAI from the coding sequence ATCATGCGTGTAAAAAGAGGATTTGTATCCCGCCAGCGCCATAAGAAAATTCTGAAGCTGGCTAAAGGTTTCCGGGGCACCCGGAGCAAGCTCTTCAAAGTCGCCAACCAGGCGGTTATGAAGTCTTTGAAGTACGCTTACCGCGATCGTCGTAACAAGAAGCGTGACTTGCGCCGCTTGTGGATCGCCCGTATCAATGCCGCCGCTCGTCAGCACGGTATGTCTTACAGCAAGTTTATCAACGGCGTTCAAAAAGCTGGCATCAACCTGAATCGTAAGCTGTTGGCCGATTTGGCCGCTCGCGACGCTCAGGCTTTCGCCCAGTTGGCCGCCCAAGTAAAAGCCGCTATCTAA
- the dusB gene encoding tRNA dihydrouridine synthase DusB, translating into MTTPATPHAIFSTPLQIGTVTVNSRVILAPMAGVTDVVFRGLVRRWAPDSLICTEMISSNGLVYSKRFDAPILDKTVVDQPIAYQLAAHREEVLLEAARTIIRDKQPDTLDINMGCPVKKITGNFEGCALMKEPDLAYKLISSLVKTLERDGTPTPVTVKFRLGWDSDSMNYLEFGKMCQDAGASMVTLHARTRAQGYKPGCKWEAFGELKEALSIPVIANGDIVSMEDALHVMTTYGVDGVMIGRGTQGQPWLIGAIDEALKTGKPVAPPNIKLRLESAYEHARLLADYRGEVTGVKEMRRHLTDYVKGFPGASAYRSRITSVSTLEEVHTILGEIAEYAATQELAVAV; encoded by the coding sequence ATGACCACCCCTGCAACCCCTCACGCCATTTTTTCCACGCCACTGCAAATCGGTACCGTGACGGTCAACAGCCGGGTCATCCTGGCCCCTATGGCCGGGGTCACCGATGTGGTCTTTCGGGGCTTGGTGCGCCGCTGGGCTCCGGATTCTCTCATTTGCACGGAAATGATCAGCTCCAATGGACTGGTGTATTCCAAACGTTTTGACGCCCCCATTCTGGACAAAACAGTGGTGGATCAGCCCATTGCCTACCAGTTGGCCGCCCACCGGGAGGAAGTGCTGCTGGAAGCGGCCCGCACCATCATTCGGGACAAGCAGCCCGACACGCTGGACATTAACATGGGTTGTCCGGTTAAAAAGATTACCGGCAACTTTGAGGGCTGCGCCCTGATGAAAGAGCCGGACTTGGCCTATAAGCTCATCTCTTCCTTGGTGAAAACGCTGGAGCGAGACGGAACCCCTACCCCGGTGACTGTCAAATTCCGGCTGGGCTGGGATAGCGACAGTATGAACTATCTGGAATTCGGCAAGATGTGTCAGGACGCTGGGGCCAGCATGGTGACCCTGCATGCCCGCACCCGGGCCCAGGGCTACAAGCCCGGCTGCAAATGGGAAGCCTTCGGCGAGCTGAAGGAAGCGCTATCCATTCCAGTGATTGCCAACGGGGATATTGTGTCCATGGAAGACGCCCTGCACGTGATGACCACCTACGGGGTGGACGGGGTGATGATTGGACGAGGCACCCAAGGCCAACCCTGGCTGATTGGGGCCATTGATGAAGCCCTGAAAACGGGCAAGCCCGTGGCCCCGCCCAACATCAAGCTGCGTTTGGAAAGCGCCTATGAGCATGCCCGCCTGTTGGCGGATTACCGGGGCGAAGTGACTGGGGTGAAGGAAATGCGCCGCCACCTGACCGATTATGTAAAAGGCTTCCCCGGGGCCAGCGCCTACCGCAGCCGCATTACCAGTGTCAGCACCCTGGAGGAAGTCCACACCATTTTGGGTGAAATCGCCGAATATGCGGCCACTCAGGAATTGGCCGTAGCGGTTTAA
- a CDS encoding inositol monophosphatase family protein, with protein MNGATSKMTEAENALLLAPEKAERCLKVAIQAAQAAGKIQMASFGQAVQVEFKNTSIDLVTAVDKECDAVIVDILSKGCPEALLLTEETFQEGQTVDLSNTWVVDPLDGTTNYAHGFPHFAVSIAYFYAGQPQIGVIYDPFKKELFYALRGRGAFLNDQAIFVSKNRAHTLNHALLATGFPYDIATSTVNNLRHFERIAPHCQGVRRPGAAALDLAYVACSRLDGFWELKLSIWDVAAGILLVEEAGGKVTSLTGGPVPYAERRIHLVGTNGNDLHDELETLLAQDV; from the coding sequence ATGAATGGAGCCACGTCCAAGATGACCGAAGCTGAGAATGCCTTGTTGTTAGCCCCTGAGAAGGCGGAGCGGTGCCTGAAGGTGGCCATTCAGGCCGCGCAGGCTGCCGGAAAAATACAAATGGCCTCTTTTGGCCAGGCCGTGCAGGTGGAATTCAAAAATACCAGCATTGATCTGGTCACGGCGGTGGATAAAGAATGCGATGCGGTGATTGTCGATATCCTGAGTAAGGGTTGCCCGGAGGCTTTGCTGCTGACCGAAGAGACCTTTCAGGAAGGGCAAACGGTCGATTTATCCAATACCTGGGTGGTCGATCCGCTGGATGGCACCACGAATTATGCCCATGGTTTTCCCCATTTTGCCGTGTCCATTGCCTACTTTTACGCTGGGCAGCCGCAAATCGGGGTCATTTACGATCCCTTCAAAAAAGAGCTGTTCTATGCCTTGCGCGGGCGGGGCGCTTTCTTGAACGATCAGGCCATTTTTGTCAGCAAGAACCGGGCCCACACGCTCAATCACGCCTTGCTGGCCACCGGTTTTCCCTACGATATCGCCACCTCGACCGTGAATAATCTGCGGCACTTTGAGCGCATCGCCCCGCATTGTCAGGGGGTGCGTCGTCCGGGGGCCGCGGCGTTGGATTTGGCCTACGTGGCTTGCAGCCGGCTGGATGGTTTCTGGGAGTTGAAGCTCTCCATTTGGGATGTGGCCGCTGGCATTTTGCTGGTGGAAGAAGCCGGGGGCAAGGTGACCAGCCTGACCGGGGGGCCGGTTCCCTATGCGGAGCGGCGCATTCATCTGGTTGGCACCAACGGGAATGACCTGCACGACGAGCTGGAGACACTGTTGGCTCAGGACGTCTAG
- the ssb gene encoding single-stranded DNA-binding protein — translation MANSVTIVGRLGQDPEIKYFESGSVKARFSVAVDRNYSKENRITDWFTIEVWGRKAEFVGEWIKKGALVSVTGQLEVNRYNDQAGNPKEWPYIKATDVSFVGSKRDNAAPMEVGASF, via the coding sequence ATGGCAAACTCCGTAACCATTGTGGGCCGTTTGGGTCAGGACCCCGAGATCAAATACTTTGAAAGCGGCAGCGTTAAAGCCCGGTTCTCGGTGGCCGTGGATCGGAATTACTCCAAGGAAAATCGTATTACGGACTGGTTCACCATCGAGGTGTGGGGCCGTAAGGCGGAGTTTGTGGGTGAGTGGATCAAGAAAGGCGCCCTGGTCAGTGTGACCGGACAGCTGGAAGTGAATCGCTACAACGATCAGGCGGGCAACCCCAAGGAATGGCCCTACATTAAAGCCACCGATGTCAGCTTTGTGGGCAGCAAACGGGATAACGCCGCCCCTATGGAAGTGGGCGCCTCTTTCTAG
- a CDS encoding four-carbon acid sugar kinase family protein, whose amino-acid sequence MQIPGLSVGIIADDLTGACDTALQFFSAQAQTHILLDFQKMAHQDLSQAVSDQDNQVWSMNTGSRHMQPLEAQSMVRQAVAFCRDRLGVENFYKKIDSTLRGHIAHECLGMLDELKAQCAVIVPAYPLEGRRTVGGYQLVRGVPVEKTVVARDPLFPVRQSHLPTLLEQATRPGLVGYIPLSMVLHGAGPVLVRLKELIEEGKKLVVIDATSHEDLEQIALAIEKAQKYARVIPCGSAGLAYALAALWTNRPELGSELPKEKRALQTHASPILIVNGSTTDITRTQTLRLMENYAYYGQGSSLELFELTPDQILGLSPLDGLLDNLLAALGERNTVVLSSALKEEACARTMNLAKEHNLSELEASERAQKVLSLLTESVYRHKPVKLVLVGGETTCQVCQDLRSTQLEILAEADDSIPLSTDSQGRWIITKSGGFGTPLALANVVKFIKQHESTSVHA is encoded by the coding sequence ATGCAAATTCCCGGTTTAAGTGTCGGCATTATCGCGGATGACCTGACCGGGGCCTGTGACACGGCCCTGCAGTTTTTTTCCGCTCAGGCCCAGACGCACATTCTGCTGGACTTCCAGAAGATGGCCCATCAAGACCTTTCTCAGGCGGTCTCGGATCAGGACAACCAGGTTTGGTCGATGAATACCGGCTCCCGGCACATGCAGCCGCTGGAAGCGCAATCCATGGTGCGTCAGGCGGTGGCTTTTTGCCGGGACAGGCTGGGTGTGGAGAACTTCTATAAAAAAATTGACTCCACCTTGCGGGGGCACATTGCCCATGAGTGTCTTGGCATGCTGGACGAGCTGAAAGCCCAGTGCGCCGTGATTGTGCCAGCCTATCCGCTGGAAGGACGCCGCACCGTCGGTGGTTATCAGCTGGTGCGTGGGGTGCCCGTGGAAAAAACCGTGGTGGCTCGTGATCCCCTGTTTCCGGTGCGTCAATCTCATCTGCCCACCTTGTTGGAGCAGGCTACCCGGCCCGGTTTGGTGGGTTATATCCCGCTGAGCATGGTCTTGCACGGGGCTGGCCCGGTTTTGGTCAGGCTGAAAGAGCTGATTGAAGAAGGGAAAAAGTTGGTGGTTATTGACGCCACCAGTCATGAAGACCTGGAGCAGATCGCTTTGGCCATTGAAAAGGCCCAGAAGTACGCCCGGGTCATTCCTTGTGGATCGGCGGGGCTGGCCTACGCACTGGCTGCCCTGTGGACCAATCGGCCCGAATTGGGTAGCGAACTTCCAAAAGAAAAGCGGGCTTTGCAGACCCACGCCTCTCCCATTTTGATTGTGAACGGTAGCACCACCGACATTACCCGCACGCAAACCCTGCGGCTGATGGAAAATTACGCTTACTACGGGCAAGGCAGCAGTTTGGAACTGTTTGAGCTGACCCCGGATCAAATTTTAGGACTCAGTCCGCTGGATGGGTTGCTGGACAACCTGTTAGCCGCTTTGGGTGAACGAAATACGGTGGTTCTCTCCAGCGCCCTGAAGGAAGAGGCCTGTGCCCGAACCATGAATTTGGCCAAAGAGCATAACCTGTCCGAGCTGGAGGCTTCCGAGCGAGCCCAGAAGGTGCTTTCCCTGCTCACGGAGTCGGTTTACCGTCATAAACCGGTCAAGCTGGTTTTGGTGGGAGGTGAGACCACCTGTCAGGTTTGTCAGGACTTGCGCAGTACTCAACTTGAAATACTGGCGGAGGCAGATGACTCTATTCCGTTGAGTACCGACAGTCAGGGGCGCTGGATTATTACCAAATCGGGTGGGTTTGGCACTCCCCTGGCCCTTGCCAACGTGGTAAAGTTTATCAAGCAACACGAGTCTACCTCCGTTCATGCCTGA
- a CDS encoding PdxA family dehydrogenase — protein MPETLPKHATFCLTIGDYTGIGPEITARFLAHQAELPDDGVRLRIFGDIANLVHTADALGIELPEGHRFDYEDLQHSRFSAHQKPPGQVAYESIEAAVAEISAGHAQALVTGPISKENLHLAGIPFTGHTEMLQQLARKNYGQTFQSDMLFVYRQFRMLLLTRHVALRKVSESLSIREVSQSLSNLAEFFQASCQIQSPRLCILGVNPHAGEIDGEEEERILKPALKAVSQKYGFGIEPPVAADAAFRHFDIDRLRYDAYVAAYHDQGLIPFKMVAGLNAVNVTIGLPFLRTSVSHGTAPDIVGQGIADPCSLMAAYKMAHQLKMPAVQPRQLALQS, from the coding sequence ATGCCTGAAACGCTGCCTAAACATGCCACTTTTTGCCTGACTATTGGCGATTACACCGGGATTGGCCCGGAAATTACCGCCCGTTTTTTGGCCCATCAGGCGGAGTTGCCCGATGACGGGGTGCGCTTGCGTATTTTCGGGGATATTGCCAACCTGGTGCATACGGCGGACGCCTTGGGTATTGAACTGCCGGAAGGTCATCGTTTTGACTACGAAGATCTGCAGCACTCCCGGTTTTCGGCGCATCAAAAGCCGCCCGGCCAAGTGGCTTATGAGAGCATTGAGGCGGCTGTCGCTGAAATTAGCGCCGGGCACGCACAAGCCTTGGTAACCGGGCCTATTTCCAAGGAAAATTTGCACTTGGCAGGGATTCCCTTTACCGGGCACACGGAAATGCTTCAGCAGCTGGCCCGCAAGAATTACGGGCAAACCTTTCAGTCCGATATGCTGTTTGTATATCGTCAGTTTCGCATGTTGCTCCTGACCCGTCATGTGGCCTTGCGCAAGGTTTCTGAGTCTCTGAGCATTCGGGAAGTCTCTCAATCCCTCAGCAATCTGGCCGAGTTTTTTCAGGCGTCTTGCCAGATTCAGTCTCCCCGCTTGTGCATCCTGGGGGTCAATCCCCATGCCGGTGAAATTGATGGAGAGGAAGAGGAACGTATTCTGAAACCAGCCTTAAAAGCAGTCTCCCAAAAGTATGGATTCGGCATCGAACCGCCGGTGGCCGCGGATGCCGCCTTTCGGCATTTTGATATTGATCGGCTGCGGTATGATGCCTACGTGGCCGCCTATCACGATCAGGGGCTGATTCCCTTTAAAATGGTGGCGGGCCTGAATGCGGTGAATGTGACCATTGGCTTGCCTTTCCTGCGTACGTCGGTTAGCCATGGCACGGCCCCCGATATTGTGGGGCAGGGTATCGCCGATCCCTGCAGCCTGATGGCGGCCTATAAAATGGCCCATCAGTTAAAAATGCCTGCAGTTCAACCCAGACAGTTGGCATTGCAATCCTGA
- the rbfA gene encoding 30S ribosome-binding factor RbfA — protein MANRSDFSRADKVRKAIIREFSDILTTEVKDPALVNQLISVTDAEVSGDLRHVRVFVSVMGNEETQNAVMTVLQEQTPKIRSAIGQRIRLRYTPEIEVHLDNSLERGSRVTQLLNQISRGEV, from the coding sequence ATGGCCAACCGAAGTGACTTCAGCCGGGCTGATAAGGTAAGAAAAGCGATCATCCGGGAGTTCAGTGACATTCTGACCACGGAAGTGAAAGATCCCGCCTTGGTTAATCAATTAATTTCCGTGACCGATGCGGAAGTCAGCGGCGATTTACGACACGTCCGTGTTTTCGTCAGTGTTATGGGCAATGAAGAAACCCAAAACGCGGTGATGACCGTACTGCAAGAGCAGACGCCCAAGATTCGCTCGGCCATTGGCCAACGCATTCGTTTGCGTTACACGCCCGAAATTGAAGTCCATCTGGACAATTCGCTGGAGCGTGGCTCACGGGTTACCCAGTTGCTGAACCAGATTTCACGCGGGGAAGTCTAG